In the Eptesicus fuscus isolate TK198812 chromosome 22, DD_ASM_mEF_20220401, whole genome shotgun sequence genome, GATGAGACAAAACAGGCATCTGCAGTTGTCATAATCATCTACTAGCATGAATTAGGTGCTTCAGCCAGGCATGTGCAATAGttggagaggggagcagaggcccACAAAACTACATCTGGACACTCACCAGAAACTCCTGGTCTGAGAAACAAACTGTCTGCCTGAGTAGTCATTATCAAGTAGACAGAACTCTGGGCTGGGTTAGGAGATGGAGGGGACTCCCTGCCCCTCAAGAGTCCTTGACCACCACGGGGTCCCCCATGCTCTCTGAGGGTGGTTGGGCTCCAAAGATCCTGGCGAGGAGCCCTCGGTTGGAGCGGGCCTGGTCCTGAGCATTTGCCAGGCGAGCCCGTTCACGACCCCCTGGACGAGCTGCCTTCCGGGCCCTCAGCTCCTGCTCAGTAGGTCGCTGGGCAAAGGTCCAGGAGCCATTTGGGCGGGCAGCGTCCCCATCAGCAGCAAGGAAGCGCTTCCCGCGCTCCACACTTCGAAGGTAGAAGTCAGTCTCACGTTTAGCCTGGGCAACCTCGGCTCTCAGGCGCTGCCTGCGCACCTGACGCTCAAAGGCCAGATGCTCACTGAGGTGGGACCAGGTGAAACGGTGCAGGTACTGTagacaggaaaacaaaataagatcTGGGTAGGACAGGTCAGGGTTGGAGAGAaaacaggagggggcagggccaacaAGAGGTCACAGAggtgctggggctgggaaggTAGGATGGGAGATGGGGCAGACAAGCTTGTTCCCTCACCTTGAGGTTCCAGAGGTCATAACGGAAGGGGCTGCGCCTGCGGGCACCCATGGGCGTGTTGTGCAGACTGGCGGCCACACGCTTGGCTACTCGCTTGTCCCGGAACTCCACCCAGCCCTCTGTGTAGTCCTTGCTGTACTTGGACCGCTTTTTCCCTCCCGTGGCGGAGGCTGCCGCTGCCTTCTTCTTGCGCCGCACGAACCCACCTGTGTGCCAAAGAGAGAGCAGTGGTCATGGAGACAGACGCAGCAGCCACTAACTGTATCGCCCACTTCTGAGTTCTCAAAACCTGCCTGCAGACCAGGATCCTACTTCAAGTTCTTTGTAGGGAAGGGAGTTGAGAACTGCAAAGCCCACCCTTTCTCCCTATGTCTAACTCATTCCTCCCTCAATGTTAACTCCTGTCAAAATATAAATGGAGCCAGTTTAAACTGGAACCAGAGCTCCTATCCCCAAAGAACTGCTTTATATGTGTAGGCCTCAAACCTTTGGATGTTTAAAcagggcaaaataacctttggattgggcctaaaacaACTTTGTGCCCCAGAGAACTCTTTGCAAAGATATCAAGAAAGCAGATAATGACTAATGGACTGATAATTACCAGGCTGAAAATTCAAAACACTGTTTAAAATTAGCATCCCGATGTTATCTGCACCAATAGCAACGCCTTCCTTCTACTGATGCAATTGTCCCCTTCCTTTTTTCATAAATACCCTTTGTGCTTGTCTCAAAATCAGAACTATTtgggcttcttttttaaaaaagtatatttttatttatttcagagaggaagggagagaaaaagaaacatcaatgatgagataatcactgattggcCTGCATGCCCGCAAcccttgaccggatcgaacccgggacgcttcagtcctcaggtcggcgctctatccactgaattaAACCAGCTGGAGCTACTGGGGCTTCTGCCAGAATCAGTACTTCCCGAAAAGCTGTTCTTATTGATCGCAAACAAATGCTTGCTGCTTCTCACTTTGAAAAGCCTTTAATTTTGGTGTTAACAGTCCTTAATTAGGTCTGCCCTAAATGTTCTATTTAAAACCACACAGGCCCCCGACTCCAATTCCAATTAGTGTCTgccgggcagttgggggcggctgATCATAGACTGTCTCTTCACCTCGGCCGAATTGACAAAGGGGTGTCTTCCGTTTTGAGAAAAAGCACTGCGATTCTATTCAGGCTGCACACATATAATATCCTGGTAAATTCGGGCCAAAACGGGAGTGGGCGGAGGCGAGATTAAAATCCACATCAGTTCTCCGAGGATAGGCCTCCAGAGCTACGCCCCACCCCGGCCCCTACGAATCCCGCACACACGACGGACTCGGACCCGCGCACTTACCCTCGGGCTGGAAGAAGACTCGCCCCACCTCGCCATAGGCGCTGAGAAGGTTCCGTACATGCAGAGGCCGAAAGCGGGGCGGGATGTGGCCCAGGTACACAATGCCCGGCACCACCCGCTTCTTGGCGCTGCCAGCCGCCTCTtcggcttcctcctgctcctcctccgccTCTAATTCCAGGTCTCTCCCTCCCAAAGGCTCCAGCTCAGCTACTTCCTTCTCCGACTCCCCTGCCGCCATGCTTGCCGAGACGTGAAGCACGACAGCCGTAAAGCGCCGCGCCGTCCGACGTGCGCTGCGTGCGACACCTGCGGCGAGGGGGTGGGGCCTATGAGGGTTCTGGCCAATGGAAGGCCCAGGCTTAGTGCAGAGGTCGGAAGTGGGTCCCAGGTCAGCGGGAAATTCAAACCCAGAGAGCTGTTCAGAGACTCAGGAAAGGAAGTAGTCTGACTTCCGGGCTAGGGACGGTCCCCGGAAAAGGCTGATCCGGAATTGTAATACGCCCAGCTGAACGCCTTGTGAGGCGTGAAATGGCAGGACGCAGCTGGCTTCTCCGGGATTTGGGAAGTGGCTGGAGTGTCTTAGGTGGTGGCAGTATGAGGCACGGCTGCATGAGTCGGAGGTCCCACCTTACTCAGCTCTCTACGGTGCACTGTCGTTCTCCAGCAGCCGTGCGGCTTTCTTACCCGCCATATTGGCTTTTAAAGGGGCCGTATGGCTTTTAAAGGGGCCGTGTGCAGGGCGCACCAGTGGCCACAGGAGGGCGCTCTCGACCAGCTTCCCGTCTCCCTGTGTCCTTACGGTAACCGGTATTGCCTGTCACCCACCCTCCCTGGAGGTGAACTAATGGGCTCCCCGTCGGCACTGCCTCTCAGCACTGACTTGGTTACTCGTATTTGAAGGAAGTTTGCCAAGTCGGCCGTTGTAAAATGTCAATGCCCAGTATGTTCTCCGGGAATAGGGAGTGAAGACCTCATCCTGGGGGACCGCGAGCAGACCCATCACTCCCAGTTCCCTGTCAGCCATGACAAAGCTCCATGGAGCCCCGGCCGGTTTTACTCAgcggagagagcgtcggcctgcggactgaagggtcccaggttgcattcccggtcggggcacatgctcgggttgcggactcgatccccagtggggggcatgcaggaggcagccgatcagcgattccctctcatcattgatgtttctctcagccttcctatctgaaattaataaaagtatattttaaaaagaaattgatagaaTACAAttagtccccccctcccccccgcaaaaGCTCCATGGATCTGAGCGATGGGCTGGTGCGGGCTACTTCCTTCCATTCCAGGTCTACACCCGCACTCCTAACAGAAGCATGGAAGACAAACAGGCAGAAATACATGAGCGGAGGCCAAACTGAGTTCTGTGGCTGGGTGCATTCTGTCCAGGGAAGAGTGTGGAGACTGCAGGTGGTGGTGAGAATCGAGGCAAGGCTGACAGTAAGCCTCTCTGCCATGAATGGTGGGTTTCCACAAACACGAAGAACACGAGGTTCTGAACTCTCTTGTCTAagatggggggtgggagcggtGGGTTTCTTTCCACAGGAAGTCATCCACTTTTGTCAGCCCTgattgcaataataataataataataataataataaaaaggcagaAGGAAGAACAAGCATTAGGACATTGTCAGGATCTGGGAAGGTCCATCCTGCATGTCCTGCAAAACTCAGAGACAGAGTCACTTCCTTAAATAAGATGTTCCACcttctccattttaatttttatcctctTGCCCCAATTTaattagattaaaaataacattaaacctCAGGGAGGAAGTTTCTAATGCTGCAGCGGGAGGCGAAGCAGTGTTTGAAGGTGCAGATGATGGGTGAGGGCCTTCACATTGCCTGAGACACTGAATTTTCCCTCCTGGATGCCCCTGCTTCCGCGGGTGGATTCCAGTGTTAAATAAACTGACTCCACGCTTACTCCACCTGCGCTCTGCGAGTGTCTGCACACCGGACCCAGCTCTGCGCAGCCCGTTTCGGGTGGCGCTGGCAGCCTGAATTCTCCCTGTGGCTGTTTGATCTCCTTTGACCTGCAGTCCACTCTTAGTCTCACTGGCTGATGGGTCAACTGCAGCTAGCATCAGAAAAATTCTAAATTCTTTCCAAATATTAAAGTGGGCAAGGGAAGGGCAAAGGCACGGCAGGGCGGGGAATTAGCTCAAATGGTAGAGCGCTCGCTTAGCATGCGAGAGGTAGCGGGATCGATGCCCGCATTCTCCAACTTTTACACAAAACAACTTTGCTCAAACGTCCTCACTAACAGATGCCCCGCCAGGGTTCCGGGCTTCTCTTTGCCCGTTTTCAGGACAGGGATGGTCGTCGCACCAAGAGCTGCAATACCGGTGGTCCCCTCATCTTCATGGTGTGATCGGCAGGCGTCACCGTTTTGGGATTTCTCTCACGTTTTCAGGTTTGAATGAAAAGTTCTGAAGCATGAGGATAAGGGTACAagacagtgccaggcacacaacCCCAGGCAGCCCTTTCTTCCCTGGATCGCATATCTTTGTAGGCGAGGACTCTTCAATGGGTATTCGGGATCACACTTTTGAGACAGGGTAGAAATGAGATGGACACATTACGAGATGCTTTCTATTGTTAAGAAAGATCTCTACCTTGTATCTAACCAAGCGGACAGAAAATCGtactgattttccttttttttttccttctaaaatatttgtttctcttgtagcagcggttctcaaaccTCGCAGCACGTTCAGATCACCTGGGAGCTCTGGAAACTACCAGCGCAAGCGGCCTCCCTGCAGTGGCCCGAGCCGGGCGCTTTGTAAAACCTCCCCCGGCGATGCTGACGTCCACcgacccttccctctgaggctgggaACCGCCGCTGCCCAATTAAAGGGCGGAGCGGGCGTAGTGCCGGGGAGTCCTCCGCcggcggggctgcgggcggcCCCTGAGAAAATCCTCCCGGAGGCTCCTGACtctctggccaccagggggcgcgcgtgCTCCACCTGGTCCCCGCGATCGGCGGGTCAGCCAGGCGGGCCTCCCCACcatcccgcccctcccgctgCGGGTCCCTCGGGGAGCGGATTCGCGGCTCTGGACGCCGGGGCGCCGGGCTCCCCTGTGGCACCGGCTGTGTGCGAATGAGGGGGCTGACATCTGATCGCGCGTATTAGTCACGGTGACGgagaataaagatataaaaacataGATTCATTGCACCATGAACATAGTCAAATGGATGCCCACCCAGGAATTAAAGGACTggagatagaaaagaaaagaaaaaaaaaaaaaagacgcaaAACAGTGGTTCCTTCGAGCCGGATTCGAACCAGCGACCTAAGGATGCCTGGGAGCCACCACTACAGTCCTCcgctctaccaactgagctatcGAAGGAAGCGCGACGCTGACCGCCCCTCCGCGGGTGCCAACTCTGCGCGCTCAGCTCCCGGTGCCCGCGATCCGGTGCGTCCGCGTCCGGGACCAGTGGGCCCTGACCCTCCAAGGCCCACCGCTGCGGACCAAGGCTGTGgaaacccctttcacgtcccgcgcgATTcagggttctggagaaggccgcacacaaatgaaaagagaccaGAAAAgatttaatttgggaaatgggggcaactctagtgggaggactactactCGCTCtggctttgccatcccttttattaagattaaaGTTACAGGATACACCCACATGCCCTAGGCAGGAAACCCCAATAGAAGCCAATCAGTGAATTTAGGACTAACAGGTGGGGGCTGCTTCAACTACCAATATCTAGTCATTAGCTCTGGCCCTTTAGAGCAGTTGAGGTTGACCAGGCCTCCGGATTCCCTGCCCACAGCTCTCTCTCATGAAAACAACGATCGGCTTCCGGCACAAGGCGAACCTGGGAGCCTGTCAAAAGGAGATGGACACCGCGGAGAGAAGGCCAGCCTCCTGACACTCTCCTTACccactcccgcccccgccccttttCGTGTGTGCACGCATTCCTTGAGCTGTAACGTTCGAAAATAAGTTGCAGAAATCATGACTTTCTTCAGACACGTCGGCTTGCACACCCTGTGGGAGGGCATTCTACGCATGCCATCGGTATCCCCCCTTAAAACTTGGGTTCCAGGCCGTCCCAGGTCCAGGCTGACCATGTGTGAGACAGAGCCCAGAAATCTGAAGTTTTAGAAACCCCCCAGGTGAGTCACATGCGCAGCCAGACTGGGATACCCACGCGCAGGCGTGTCCGCTGCGTTGTCCCGAGGCCTGAGAGGACGTGAGGACAGCGTTGGTGAAGTCAGGGGTGTGTGTGGTTAATCTGGCTTTTAGAATCAATGGAAAGGGTGTTGTGTCcactttctcttctcatttttccTGGGTGTTTTGGTGAAACCCATACCAGTGAACGTACGAAAGCTTCCAAGGAATAATAAAGGAAGACGTATGCAGTGGGATTTTCACAGAGAGACGGGAAATCTCAAAAAGTCTCGGTCAATTTGACCAAGGGACTGACTTTCAACCCACTCTCAAGTAATAGCCAAATTCGCTCCCACCTGGGATAATATTGGCGAAGTTACGCGGCTGAATTGACCTGCTCCACAACCAGCATGTATTTGTATGAGCAAAAACGGTGCATGGTGTGGAAGGAAGTGAGCACACATCAGTGGCTGGACACTGGGACTTGGGGGTAGAAATGCAGTTTGGATTCTCAAAAACCCGAGCAAACCTTTCGATTTTATTTTGTAGGCAAGTACAGCCTGTCGTGGCTTAGTTGGTTCTTTTACTTGccacaggaaaggaagaaaggtggGAAACAGCATTATCTATTGGGTCCATTGTGCTGCGTGGGTGTGAGTGACCGGGATCCCCCCGAAAAGGTGTGGGAGGCCGTGGTAATAAAACATGCGTCTTCCATGTTTCCATAAGGACACGTGCTCAAGACTCTCTGTGGACTTTGCCGCCTCTGAGCCTCTGCCTGTCAAACTGTTCCCTGTGGATCTCTGCACCTTCTTTCTGCATCCAAGACTTTGTTGGTATGGATCATCCAAGGAGCTTAACTATATAGAGTAAACGCCCTACCTGACCAAGTAATAAACCAGAGAAAGGCATTCCCAGAGCCAGGAACCAAAGCCGCCCACCGAGTTGGGCTCTAAACTTTCTCATTCCACAGCGGTGAAAGACGGTCTATTAAAAGCGTAGAAAGTAAACTAAAAGAACTCGCCCAACGTGGGGCTCGAACCCACGACCCTGAGAttaagagtctcatgctctaccgaCTGAGCTAGCCGGGCGCCCGTAGACAAGGTCTCCAAGGGACTATTAGACGCAATcaagcattaaaaaaatgttggaaGTAAATTAAAAGAATCCGCCCAACGTGGGGCTCGAACCCACGACCCTGAGAttaagagtctcatgctctaccgaCTGAGCTAGCCGGGCACTTGTGAAGGTGGCTATTAATATATGAAACTACTAAGATTCTTTTGTGATAGACATTGAATATAagattctggattttttttttttttttttttgaaatgtaagCGCCAGGGCCAATGTCTTTTAGATTCTGGATTTTTGTTGAatgatttgcttttgttttataggTAAAATAACATGAAATTCAAATAATGTAAGCATCCAATGAAATTATTAGCATGCATTACATGCACTTTGTCCACATCTTCCCACTTCCCCCCATTCTCCCTAACCCGTATTGACAGATCACAAAATGTAGTGACAGAAAAAAAGCAACGAAAACCTGGGCTCGTCCGggatttgaacccgggacctctcgcACCCTAAGCGAGAATCATACCCCTAGACCAACGAGCCGCACGTGCTGCCTGCGCTCCTGAATACATTAAATACATAGAGAAtttctgtttgttgttgtgttttagtATTTCATGCATAAATGAGTACAACTATAACCCACATTTTCTTTTGCTCCTCCTCCCCGTCCCtcgctccttttttttttcctcctattttgAAAACCAGGTCAACGCTGCTCTCAGAACTTCCCGGGGTTTCCGGCAACCCAACTCTCTCAAGATCGTATGAAGCCTTATTTCTCAGAAGCCCTTGACCCATCCTTTGTAATAAACCGTGGCGTTTGTTAGAAACGAGAAACCTGTGCCTGTTCTCCGGGGCGAGGTCCCCCAGGCTGCACTTTGACCAGGCCCCTAAGGCTCTTGCAGCTGTCAGCGCGGGGCTGACGTGGCTCCGCGCGCGTTCCCAAACCCACGTGCAGCTGCTGATTCGGTCTCAGCATTTCCCACGGAAAATAAATAGTGAAAACAGGTGAAAAATTTCTCAGCAGGATGTGAAGCTGTGGGATCGTAATAAGTCAAGTAATGGGCTGCACAGGACAACAAGGAGATGGAGATGCATAACTGAGGCGCTAGAAGTCTGTTTTGGAGAAAAATGAAGCCGTTTTGACAGGCGTCACATCAGGAAATGACCGAGCAGAGTGACAAGTCGGTGACCGAGGGCGAGGTGGATCCTTGGAAAAGGGCTCAGGGCGGGATCCTCTGAGGATCCACCGGAGGGAAACCCTTCGGTGAGCATCGGCGATACTGAGACCCGCCTGCGCACACGGGCCCCTCGTGCCGGTCGCTCAAGACATATCGGAGTCGGAGTATTTCGAGGAAAGTGCTTGGCCAGGAACATGGTGacactcttttatttctgatgaaTTTAATAACTGCTTAGGTGTCCTGCAGCTTTTCCGCTGATCCAGACAGAGCAAAAGCAGACGGGTGCCCTGGGGCAGCAGGCGAGCTTGTGTTTGAATTTTTCTGGAGAACGACCACAGTGCCTGAAACATCCTGAGCTGAGCCGCTAACCAAGGCAACGGCAAAAGAGAAAAGAGGTACTGGCCCGTACGGGGATCGAACCCGCGACCTTGGCGTTATTAGCaccacgctctaaccaactgagctaaccggCCAACCGATGCGAAGTGTCCTGAAAGGTTAGCCTAAGGGACTTCTAGGCTCCACGTTGCTTGCTTTGCTGCGAATGCAGTGCGTCCCAGCAGCTGAACTCTCCTTTTCCCAACGCTGCTCCTATTTTTTCCGTGGCGCGACGCAGCAGCCAGGGGATAACAAAAggcctccttccctttctgtgTTCGCAGGACAAGATTATTTCTGTCCTAAAGGCCAGCCAGACACCAAAGGCGGCCGTTAATTTAATGAGTCCTGGGCAATTCTCCAGGTTGCTCCTCTTCGGCCTCTCAAGTGGcggtgtttttatctctttcaatTTCAGGTAAAGATACCCTTAAAGACTTTTCAgcaatttaatttccttttttacataAACAGTTGTCGTGGCTAAGAGAACACCGTAAGAAATTTATGAAGAGAAGGATACAGCATAGAATCattggacatttttaaaatgtaacttccAAAAAAATGTAACTTCTGATTGTATCTAGGTACAAAATGAGCTTGGAGatgccggggatcgaacccggggCCTCATACATGCGAAGCAtgcgctctaccactgagctacatccCCTACCCTGTTAGTACCCCCTTTATTGTTCTccccaacttttaaaatttgattttttcccccctcagcaattctcTAAATGTTAAAGATTCTCTTTAATGTTAAAGCTAAATTATAATTAAAgctaaattattcttcatttattcataaaatcTTTGAAATGGTTGATGAGACATTTATCATAGGATTTTCGTCAGCGTTTAACCTAGACACACAGGGATAGAGCGAAGTGCCTGAAATCTGACCAGGAAAAGGAGATGGGGGCTCTCTCCAAAAGCTTActtcttttctttaatcttttctcCAAAGACAGCTGAGGCCCAGCACGAAATCAAACCGTTTCTTCTGTCCCTTTTTAGGTGTCCAAAGTGCCATGAAAAAAGTGATTTAATCAACCCGTTAAAGCACAGCATCGGATCGGCTCCCTTTTGAAAGTTCTCTGCTGGGGCCCAAGGGTAGAATATTTGAGCTATTTCTCCGGGAAACCCAGGAACTGGCAGTCCTTGATGCACTGAATTCTCTGCAGTCCAGTAAGAATCTATAAGCACTATGTATATATCTAtcttatatataaacatatgtcatatatatatatatataaagatatatatgtaaAGATAGAATTTGAGGGACATCGTTATTAATGTAATAGGGTTGACTTCGGTCTTAAAGAAAATCCTCGTTGTAGCTGAGTTTCTGTGCTTCATAATATTAAGAAGCGTTTTCAGAATGGCTAGCTCTGAACAGGAATCATAgattaaaattctaaaatgacTTCGTCCTTCGAGTTTATCGTTATATTAAATACAGTCGATTTGAGCAACCTCCCTATAGGAGCCCGGATAGCTCAGTCGGTAGAGCATCAGACTTTTAATctgagggtccagggttcaaGTCCCTGTTCGGGCGTCCTTGTTTTTCTCATCCCTTTATACAATTTTATTCCAGTAAATAGTAGGAAAGTCTTCTCAAACCACAGGCTGATGTCTCTAAAAAAATGAGAGGATATCCTGAGCTCGGTATTGAAATAATAAGCTAGACCCTGTTCGGAAAGTAAATACTTGTTGCTTCTCAcgttggccttttatttttaggtgaaTATATCTGAATTAGTGGGCTGAATTGTAATTTATCTTTGTCTCAACTCAGTACTTCATGTGATTAACTCCATCGTGACACCTAAATTTGAACAGGCGcaaaaaaagtaagaataaaaTTACCAATatctgcattgtgtgtgtgttgggggggggggggcgggggagcgggggagcaGGGGGAATGAGGAGGGGAGACTTTCCATGTCATAGGCACTGTACTAAGCATTTTTGCTGGGTTTTATTTGGGGACTGGTGAActtggatgagaaaataaattttaaatctctAACCTTTAACTGAAATTGAGCATATTCTTCGCGTATGAATGTATGCAAAAAAATTACA is a window encoding:
- the ABT1 gene encoding activator of basal transcription 1, with the translated sequence MAAGESEKEVAELEPLGGRDLELEAEEEQEEAEEAAGSAKKRVVPGIVYLGHIPPRFRPLHVRNLLSAYGEVGRVFFQPEGGFVRRKKKAAAASATGGKKRSKYSKDYTEGWVEFRDKRVAKRVAASLHNTPMGARRRSPFRYDLWNLKYLHRFTWSHLSEHLAFERQVRRQRLRAEVAQAKRETDFYLRSVERGKRFLAADGDAARPNGSWTFAQRPTEQELRARKAARPGGRERARLANAQDQARSNRGLLARIFGAQPPSESMGDPVVVKDS